AACTTCCGTTTTGATACACTGAAGAAAACAGCAGATAACCTGCTTGCATACAAATACATCGTGCACAACACTGCACGTCAATATGGTAAAGTAGCAACATTCATGCCAAAACCATTGTTCGGTGATAATGGTAGCGGAATGCACGTTCACCAATCCATCTTTGATGGCGATTCCCCATTGTTCTATGACAAAGCGGGATATGCTAACCTGAGTGAAATGGCTCTGCACTACATCGGAGGTATCCTGTACCATGCTCCGGCACTGATCGCTTTGACTAACCCTAGTACAAACTCGTTTAAACGTCTTGTACCTGGTTACGAAGCACCAGTTAACCTGGTTTACTCCAAAGGTAACCGTTCCGCAGCAGTTCGTATTCCGGTTGCAGCTGTGACACCAAAAGGTTGTCGTATCGAGTTCCGTACACCAGACTCCACAGCTAACCCATATTTGGCATTCTCCGCAATGTTGATGGCTGGTCTGGATGGAATCAAACGCAAAATCAACCCAACTGAACTTGGATATGGTCCGCTCGACAAAAACATCTATGACCTGTCTGATGCAGATAAAGAAAACATCCGCAGTGTACCAGCTTCCCTCGAAGAAGCACTTGATGCATTGGCAGCGGATAACGAGTTCTTGACTGAAGGCGGCGTATTCACAAAAGAATTCATTGAAAATTACATCAACCTCAAACGTGATGAAGCGAAAGCAGTAGCGATCCGCATTCATCCGCACGAGTACAGCCTCTACTTCGACTGCTAATAGGTCGGGGTCGGAACAGAACTTGTTCCAACTTAAAGCCTCCGGGATACACTCTCGGAGGCTTTTCCTTGAATTAAACAATGTAGTGCTTTAACTTTGCAGGGTGATAAAGGAATTTGATGGCCTGAATTGAACACTTCAGTGCATATTGCCCTTGAAGCAGATAGAGAATACTGATATCATAGCGATAATATTCACTTTGAGTGCATTTTGCACAAAACCATAGAGCGGCTTCCAATAAGTAAGATATAGATCAAAATGATTTAATTTGTCTATATCTTATACCCGTGAGCGATTCTAATCGAATTGTGCAAAATGCTGTTTGTATGTCAGAGTTACGGATGGAAAGGGCGGGGGATTTTGTGACCAAAAGAGCGTATAACTTTAATGCAGGACCTGCGGCGTTACCACTTGAGGTACTGGAGCGTGCACAGGCGGAATTTGTAGATTTTCGTAATACAGGCATGTCGATTATGGAGATGTCTCACCGTGGAGCGGTGTACGAGTCTGTACATAATGAAGCTCAGGAGCGCTTGTTGTCGCTTCTAGGCAATCCAAAAGGATACAAGGTTCTCTTTCTGCAGGGCGGTGCAAGCACTCAGTTCGCGATGTTGCCAATGAACCTACTCGGGGCAGGGCAGACTGCAAGTTACGTGATGACCGGCAGCTGGGCCAAGAAGGCTCTGTCTGAGGCGAAGTTGATCGGCGAGACGCATGTTGCTGCATCTTCGGAAGCAGAGAAATTCATGAAATTGCCGGATGTTTCAAATCTGAGTTTGCCAGAACGTACGGCTTATGTGCATCTTACTTCCAACGAAACGATCGAAGGTACGCAATTTAAGTCATTCCCGGATACCGGTTCAGTACCTCTGATTGCGGACATGTCGAGTGATATTTTCTGTAAACCATTCGATCTCAATCAGTTCGGTATGATCTACGCGGGTGCACAGAAGAACCTGGGGCCATCGGGAATTACGGTTGTGATTGCTCGTGAGGAACTGGTGAGTGAATCGCCTAAAACGATTCCAACCATGCTTCGTTACAGCACACATGTAGATAATAACTCTCTGTATAATACGCCGCCATCCTTCTCAGTATATATGGTGAATGAAGTATTGAAATGGATTGAAGAACAGGGTGGATTGGCTGGTATTGAGCAAAAAAATACGAAAAAAGCCGAATTGCTCTATAACACAATTGATGCTTCCGGTGATTTCTACCGTGGTTGTGTGGAACCAGAAGATCGTTCCCTTATGAATGTAACCTTCCGTCTTGCTTCTGAGGAACTGGAGAAGAAGTTCATCAAGGCATCGGAGGAAGAAGGATTCGTAGGTCTGAAAGGACATCGCAGTGTGGGTGGTCTTCGTGCCTCCATTTACAATGCTGCTCCTTATGAGAGTGTTAAGGCACTGACAGACTTCATGAGCCACTTCCAGAAGACAAATGGATAATTAAAGTATAGGTACGGTGTCATGGACCTTAGTGTCTAATCCTGTGCCTTACCAGAGCCTTCCACATTTGACGTGTGGAGGGCTTTTCTTTAAGATTAGAGGGTTGTCGTCAACATGAAATGAAAAGGAGATTGAACACATATGGCTTTACACATCGTTCTGGTTGAACCAGAAATTCCGGCGAACACAGGAAATATTTCGCGTACTTGTGCGGCAACCGGGACCCATCTACATCTCGTGCGTCCACTTGGATTTCGAACAGATGATGCTACATTGAAACGGGCAGGGCTGGACTACTGGCATGCCGTTCATATTGAATACCATGACTCATTTGCAGAGGTTCAGGAAAAATATCCGGAAGGTCGCTTCTTCTACGCAACTACGAAGGCAAAGAACCGATATAGTGACTTTAATTTTCAG
The window above is part of the Paenibacillus sp. 1781tsa1 genome. Proteins encoded here:
- the glnA gene encoding type I glutamate--ammonia ligase, with product MSVENVLKSIQENNIEWVDFRFVDLAGRAHHISLPASAVDADTFVNGVAFDGSSIQGFRGIEESDMVMMPDPEATYVDPFTAHPTLNVMCDIFTPDGERYERDPRSIAVKAEAYLQESGVGTAAFFAPESEFFIFDDVRYESGTNSSSYYVDSEEASWNTNRKEEGGNLGFKVRTKGGYVPVAPVDTQQDIRSEMCRLLEEAGLSIERHHHEVATAGQAEINFRFDTLKKTADNLLAYKYIVHNTARQYGKVATFMPKPLFGDNGSGMHVHQSIFDGDSPLFYDKAGYANLSEMALHYIGGILYHAPALIALTNPSTNSFKRLVPGYEAPVNLVYSKGNRSAAVRIPVAAVTPKGCRIEFRTPDSTANPYLAFSAMLMAGLDGIKRKINPTELGYGPLDKNIYDLSDADKENIRSVPASLEEALDALAADNEFLTEGGVFTKEFIENYINLKRDEAKAVAIRIHPHEYSLYFDC
- the serC gene encoding 3-phosphoserine/phosphohydroxythreonine transaminase; amino-acid sequence: MTKRAYNFNAGPAALPLEVLERAQAEFVDFRNTGMSIMEMSHRGAVYESVHNEAQERLLSLLGNPKGYKVLFLQGGASTQFAMLPMNLLGAGQTASYVMTGSWAKKALSEAKLIGETHVAASSEAEKFMKLPDVSNLSLPERTAYVHLTSNETIEGTQFKSFPDTGSVPLIADMSSDIFCKPFDLNQFGMIYAGAQKNLGPSGITVVIAREELVSESPKTIPTMLRYSTHVDNNSLYNTPPSFSVYMVNEVLKWIEEQGGLAGIEQKNTKKAELLYNTIDASGDFYRGCVEPEDRSLMNVTFRLASEELEKKFIKASEEEGFVGLKGHRSVGGLRASIYNAAPYESVKALTDFMSHFQKTNG
- the trmL gene encoding tRNA (uridine(34)/cytosine(34)/5-carboxymethylaminomethyluridine(34)-2'-O)-methyltransferase TrmL, with translation MALHIVLVEPEIPANTGNISRTCAATGTHLHLVRPLGFRTDDATLKRAGLDYWHAVHIEYHDSFAEVQEKYPEGRFFYATTKAKNRYSDFNFQDGDFLVFGKETKGLPPELIAANPDTCMKMPMTGDVRSLNLSNSAAIIVYEALRQLNFPGLEG